Part of the Cytophagia bacterium CHB2 genome is shown below.
AAACCATCGTCAACCGCCACCGCCAACCGCTGTTTGGGTAAATCCTTGATATGGCCAACCGACGATTTGACGGTAAAATCCTTGCCTAAAAATTTTCCAATCGTTTTCGTTTTTGCAACCGATTCTACTATAACTAGTGCTTTTGCCATGTCTAACCTTGCAACGATCTTGTTCGATTTAGGTGAAATAAACATCCAACGATCTCCGGACGCATGCGCATCCAGAAAAGACCCGTACGACTTTGATTAAAACAAAAGATTACTTGATAGGGTGCGTGAGAATGGCGAGGGCCTGCGTTTCAACAAGAACGCAACGGTAGTTTGCGTTGGCAAAGAGGCGTGCCCGATGGAAAGGAACGATCGGCGCGCGCCGATCCGGCAATTTGACTCAATGAATAACATGCTTGTCTTCAAACCACACAAAGGCTTTCTCATGCGAGCCCTCAGCGTTGAACCAGTGATGAGCCACGAGGGTCTTGATGTCCGCCAGCGAAATGCTGGACACGCCCGCCATCATGGCGCGCTCGATCACATGCTCCATCTCAAGATCATTGAGCAGGCGCAATTGTTTGAGTTGCAGCAGGTAACCGTAGGCTTCCGAGGAAATAATCGCGCGTTCGGCGTCGTGGAGAATGCGAAAGGAGCCTGGCCTTGTCGAGCCGGCGCTGTACAACAATTCTTCGGATTCGTTTTCGTAGCGCTCGAACAACCAGGAAAAGGCGAAGCTGATTTCCGTCTGCGAGTAACCGCGCTGGAGGAGATCGCGGGAGATCAACTCGAGACGCTCGGGATTGGATTTTTTGCCGCGGATTTCGGCCATGATATAGACCAAAATCTCGACGACGCGCTCATTCATTAATATATTCCTCCAAAACCCCCTGACTTCTCCGTTCAAGTTGGCGGCAATCTACGAAAAAAATTTCGAAAAGCAAGAGGTTTTACCGATTTTTAGCGAATATTAAATTATTGCGGCTTCTAGCCGCGGCAGAACCATGCCTCAAAAAA
Proteins encoded:
- a CDS encoding DUF494 domain-containing protein, giving the protein MNERVVEILVYIMAEIRGKKSNPERLELISRDLLQRGYSQTEISFAFSWLFERYENESEELLYSAGSTRPGSFRILHDAERAIISSEAYGYLLQLKQLRLLNDLEMEHVIERAMMAGVSSISLADIKTLVAHHWFNAEGSHEKAFVWFEDKHVIH